A part of Fundulus heteroclitus isolate FHET01 chromosome 23, MU-UCD_Fhet_4.1, whole genome shotgun sequence genomic DNA contains:
- the LOC105931277 gene encoding insulin-like, with amino-acid sequence MARVPWAVSMLFLVVLHSSGASLGPTQHLCGSHLVDTLYFLCGERGFYYRPNRAHKRDLENLLGFLSKRASEEERLWRVLSGRNQPKVKRGIVEQCCHKPCSIHHLEDYCN; translated from the exons ATGGCCAGGGTACCATGGGCAGTCTCCATGCTCTTCCTGGTTGTGCTCCATTCTTCGGGGGCCTCCTTGGGCCCGACCCAGCACCTGTGTGGCTCACACCTGGTGGACACCCTCTACTTCCTTTGCGGGGAGCGGGGATTTTACTACAGGCCGAACCGAGCCCACAAGCGGGATCTGGAAAATCTGCTTG GGTTCCTGTCGAAAAGGGCCAGCGAGGAGGAGCGGCTGTGGAGGGTTCTGTCTGGCCGTAACCAGCCCAAGGTGAAGAGAGGCATCGTGGAGCAGTGCTGCCACAAGCCGTGCAGCATCCACCACCTGGAGGACTACTGCAACTGA